From Oceanococcus atlanticus, a single genomic window includes:
- a CDS encoding isoprenyl transferase, translated as MQDNVAVAGCPRHIAIIMDGNGRWAQKRAMPRTMGHRAGGKVARKIIEACDARGIECLTLFAFSTENWGRPKQEVGVLMDLFLSTLRERMDEFHERGARLRFIGDRSSFAEPLRAEMQRAEEQTASNSGLQLNVAVSYGGRQDIAAVARRMAEQVRDGEMQLDDITEQRIDAALALGDLPPPDLFIRTGGELRISNFLLWQLAYTELFFTDTLWPDFDEAALDKAIAGFAARERRFGGLPQAKA; from the coding sequence ATGCAAGACAATGTCGCTGTTGCCGGGTGCCCGCGTCATATCGCGATCATCATGGATGGCAACGGACGCTGGGCGCAAAAGCGCGCCATGCCGCGCACCATGGGACACCGCGCCGGTGGCAAGGTTGCGCGCAAGATCATCGAGGCCTGTGATGCCCGTGGCATTGAATGCCTGACGCTGTTCGCCTTCAGCACGGAAAACTGGGGGCGACCCAAGCAGGAAGTGGGCGTGCTGATGGATCTGTTTCTCAGCACTTTGCGCGAGCGTATGGATGAATTCCATGAGCGTGGAGCGCGTTTGCGTTTCATCGGTGATCGCAGCAGCTTTGCCGAGCCGCTGCGCGCCGAGATGCAGCGTGCTGAGGAACAAACGGCCAGCAACAGTGGTTTGCAGCTCAATGTTGCCGTCAGCTATGGCGGCCGACAGGACATCGCAGCAGTAGCCCGGCGTATGGCCGAGCAGGTCCGTGATGGTGAGATGCAGCTCGACGACATCACCGAGCAGCGCATTGATGCCGCGCTGGCGCTGGGTGATTTGCCGCCGCCTGATCTGTTTATCCGTACCGGTGGTGAGCTGCGTATCAGTAACTTCCTGCTGTGGCAGTTGGCGTATACCGAGTTGTTCTTTACCGACACCTTGTGGCCGGATTTCGACGAGGCGGCGCTGGACAAGGCGATTGCCGGGTTTGCCGCGCGTGAGCGGCGTTTTGGCGGATTGCCCCAGGCCAAGGCCTGA
- the frr gene encoding ribosome recycling factor — translation MIDDVKKDASTQMGKAIEALGANLRKIRTGRAHPSLLDHVMVDYYGGAVPIGQCANVTVEDGRSLVITPWERDMVGKIEKAIMTSELGLNPNTAGTVIRITMPPLTEERRRDLAKIMRGEGESARISIRNARRDANQTLKDMVKEKMISEDDEHRGEQEIQKLTDKYVAEVEALLDAKETEIMSV, via the coding sequence ATGATTGATGACGTCAAGAAAGACGCCAGCACGCAGATGGGCAAAGCCATCGAGGCGTTGGGTGCCAACCTAAGAAAAATTCGAACTGGGCGTGCGCATCCCAGCCTTCTCGACCATGTGATGGTCGATTACTACGGCGGTGCCGTGCCGATTGGTCAATGTGCCAACGTGACGGTGGAAGATGGGCGCAGCCTGGTCATCACGCCGTGGGAGCGCGACATGGTGGGCAAGATCGAAAAAGCCATCATGACCTCCGAGCTTGGCCTGAATCCCAACACGGCCGGCACCGTGATTCGTATCACCATGCCGCCGTTAACCGAGGAGCGCCGTCGTGATCTGGCCAAGATCATGCGCGGTGAGGGCGAAAGCGCCCGGATCTCCATTCGCAACGCCCGTCGTGACGCCAATCAAACGCTCAAAGACATGGTCAAAGAGAAGATGATCAGCGAGGACGACGAGCATCGCGGTGAGCAGGAGATTCAGAAGCTGACCGACAAATATGTCGCCGAGGTGGAGGCGCTGCTCGACGCCAAGGAAACCGAGATCATGTCGGTTTGA
- the pyrH gene encoding UMP kinase, with protein MSDLRYKRILLKLSGEALMGDAEYGISPDVMGRLAAQIGDLVEAGAQVAIVVGGGNIFRGAGLAGAGMDRVTGDHMGMLATVINALAMQDALERHGQKCRVMSAVRINQVCEDYIRRRAVRHLEKGRIVIFASGTGNPFFTTDSAAALRAVEINAELMLKATKVDGIYDADPAKVPDASRFDRLSYDEVLDRRLAVMDQTAIVLCRDHNMPLCVYDMTQDGALLKILRGDQSLGTWVDNQDSE; from the coding sequence ATGAGCGATCTGCGTTACAAGCGAATTCTTCTGAAATTGAGCGGCGAGGCCCTGATGGGCGATGCCGAGTACGGTATCTCGCCCGATGTCATGGGGCGTCTGGCAGCCCAGATCGGTGATCTGGTTGAGGCCGGCGCACAAGTGGCCATTGTGGTTGGCGGTGGCAATATCTTTCGCGGCGCTGGGCTTGCCGGCGCTGGTATGGACCGGGTTACCGGCGACCATATGGGCATGCTGGCGACGGTCATCAATGCCTTGGCCATGCAGGATGCGCTGGAGCGCCATGGGCAGAAGTGCCGGGTGATGTCGGCGGTGCGCATCAATCAGGTGTGCGAAGACTATATTCGTCGTCGTGCTGTGCGCCATTTGGAAAAGGGGCGCATCGTGATCTTCGCCTCCGGCACAGGCAACCCGTTTTTTACCACCGACTCGGCAGCGGCTTTGCGCGCGGTTGAAATCAACGCCGAGCTGATGCTCAAGGCAACCAAGGTTGACGGCATCTATGACGCCGATCCAGCCAAAGTGCCGGATGCCAGTCGCTTTGACCGCCTGAGCTACGATGAAGTACTGGATCGCCGTTTGGCGGTTATGGATCAAACCGCCATTGTGCTGTGTCGCGACCACAACATGCCCTTGTGTGTCTACGACATGACCCAGGATGGCGCTCTACTCAAGATATTGCGTGGCGATCAGTCGCTGGGCACCTGGGTAGACAATCAAGATAGCGAGTAA
- the tsf gene encoding translation elongation factor Ts → MAITAALVKELRERSGAAMMDCKRALEATGGDVEAALEKMRKDGQAKADKKAGRVAAEGVLSIAVAADGKQAVMVEYNSETDFVSKGDEFQTLAQTAADVALSTGKTDPQELLAESANGQTLDEARRGLISKLGENMSLRRVAKLESAGQVFTYLHGSRIGVMVALEGGNEELGKDIAMHVAASAPAHVSADDVPAELLDKEREILIAQAEGSGKPREIIEKMVEGRVRKYLQEITLVGQPFVKDPDVTVEKLLADAGAKVTGFVRLEVGEGIEKQEANFADEVAAQAAAAAGA, encoded by the coding sequence ATGGCGATTACCGCTGCACTGGTTAAAGAACTGCGCGAGCGCTCCGGCGCCGCGATGATGGACTGCAAACGCGCCCTGGAAGCCACCGGTGGCGACGTTGAAGCTGCGCTGGAGAAAATGCGCAAGGACGGTCAGGCCAAGGCTGATAAGAAAGCTGGTCGCGTGGCTGCCGAAGGTGTGCTGAGCATTGCCGTGGCTGCCGATGGCAAGCAGGCTGTGATGGTCGAGTACAACAGCGAAACTGACTTCGTTTCCAAGGGCGACGAATTCCAGACGCTGGCTCAGACCGCTGCTGATGTCGCGCTGTCCACCGGCAAGACCGACCCGCAGGAACTGCTGGCCGAGTCGGCCAACGGCCAGACCCTGGATGAAGCCCGCCGTGGCCTGATCTCCAAGCTGGGCGAGAACATGAGCCTGCGTCGCGTGGCCAAGCTGGAAAGCGCTGGCCAGGTCTTCACTTACCTGCACGGCAGCCGCATCGGTGTGATGGTTGCTTTGGAAGGTGGTAACGAAGAGTTGGGCAAAGACATTGCCATGCATGTTGCGGCCAGCGCGCCGGCGCATGTTTCGGCCGATGACGTGCCGGCTGAATTGCTCGACAAAGAGCGTGAGATTCTCATCGCTCAGGCTGAAGGCAGTGGCAAGCCGCGCGAAATCATCGAAAAGATGGTGGAAGGTCGCGTGCGCAAGTATCTGCAGGAAATCACCCTGGTGGGTCAGCCCTTCGTCAAAGATCCTGATGTGACCGTTGAAAAGCTGCTGGCTGACGCTGGCGCCAAGGTTACTGGCTTTGTGCGTCTGGAAGTGGGCGAAGGCATCGAGAAGCAGGAAGCCAACTTCGCTGACGAAGTGGCCGCGCAGGCGGCTGCTGCAGCGGGCGCCTGA
- the rpsB gene encoding 30S ribosomal protein S2, with amino-acid sequence MTQVTMRQLLEAGAHFGHRTRYWNPQMAPYIFGARNRIHIINLEHTLPMLKDAYNHASRIAANGGRIMFVGTKRSAQDVVRKEAERCDMPFVNHRWLGGMLTNFKTVKQSIKRMEELEEQIKDAAKYKFSKKESLMMQREYDKLNRSLQGIRNMTSLPDALFIIDVGYESIAVKEARKLGIPIIAVVDTNNSPKNVDSIIPGNDDATRAISVYAAAIADAVLAGRGSVTTARKPKEEAPAAAEPAAPATEAATETPASEESK; translated from the coding sequence ATGACTCAGGTCACCATGCGTCAGCTGCTGGAAGCCGGCGCGCACTTCGGGCATCGCACCCGTTATTGGAATCCGCAAATGGCGCCGTACATCTTCGGTGCGCGCAACCGGATTCACATTATTAACCTTGAGCACACCCTGCCGATGCTCAAGGATGCGTACAACCACGCCAGCCGTATCGCGGCCAACGGTGGTCGCATCATGTTCGTGGGCACCAAGCGTTCTGCTCAGGATGTGGTTCGCAAGGAAGCCGAGCGTTGCGATATGCCGTTCGTGAACCACCGCTGGCTGGGTGGCATGCTGACCAACTTCAAGACGGTCAAGCAGTCGATCAAGCGTATGGAAGAACTGGAAGAGCAGATCAAAGACGCTGCCAAGTACAAGTTCTCCAAGAAAGAGTCGCTGATGATGCAGCGCGAGTACGACAAGCTGAACCGCAGCTTGCAGGGTATTCGCAACATGACCTCGCTGCCTGACGCGCTGTTCATCATTGATGTGGGCTACGAAAGCATTGCCGTGAAAGAAGCGCGCAAGCTGGGCATTCCGATCATCGCGGTTGTTGATACCAACAACTCGCCGAAGAACGTCGATAGCATCATTCCGGGCAACGACGACGCAACGCGTGCCATTTCGGTCTACGCTGCCGCTATTGCCGACGCTGTGCTGGCCGGTCGTGGTTCCGTGACCACCGCGCGCAAGCCCAAGGAAGAAGCGCCTGCCGCTGCCGAGCCTGCTGCACCCGCCACTGAGGCGGCCACTGAAACCCCTGCTTCCGAGGAGTCGAAGTAA
- the map gene encoding type I methionyl aminopeptidase, with product MPISIKSPDEIEHMRTAGRLASEVLDMITPHVKPGVSTDELNSICHDYIVNEQGAIPAPLNYHGFPKSICTSVNHVVCHGIPGPKKLKRGDIVNVDITVIKNGFHGDTSRMFAVGDVPVIARRVCDTALEAMHAGIAMVKPGVRLGDIGHTIQVLAEKAGFSVVREYCGHGIGREFHEEPQVLHYGTPGTGVTLEAGMTFTIEPMINVGRKDVKLLQDDWTVVTRDRSLSAQWEHTVLVTPDGHEILTTSAGAA from the coding sequence ATGCCCATCAGCATCAAAAGCCCCGACGAAATCGAGCACATGCGCACGGCTGGCCGCCTGGCCTCCGAAGTTCTCGATATGATCACGCCGCACGTCAAACCGGGCGTGAGCACCGACGAACTCAACAGCATCTGTCACGACTATATCGTCAATGAGCAGGGTGCGATTCCGGCGCCGCTGAACTATCACGGTTTTCCCAAATCAATCTGCACCTCGGTCAACCATGTGGTCTGCCACGGCATTCCCGGGCCCAAGAAGCTCAAGCGTGGCGACATCGTGAATGTCGACATCACGGTGATCAAGAACGGCTTTCATGGCGACACCAGCCGCATGTTCGCGGTCGGTGATGTGCCGGTCATCGCGCGGCGCGTGTGCGACACGGCGCTTGAGGCCATGCACGCCGGCATCGCCATGGTCAAACCCGGCGTCCGCCTTGGCGACATTGGTCACACCATTCAAGTGCTGGCCGAGAAAGCCGGCTTTTCCGTGGTGCGCGAGTACTGCGGCCATGGCATCGGTCGTGAATTCCACGAGGAACCACAGGTTCTGCATTACGGCACACCGGGAACCGGCGTCACTCTGGAAGCCGGCATGACCTTCACCATCGAACCGATGATCAACGTCGGGCGCAAGGACGTGAAGCTGCTGCAGGATGACTGGACCGTGGTGACCCGCGACCGTTCTTTGTCTGCGCAGTGGGAACACACCGTGCTGGTCACCCCTGACGGCCACGAGATTCTGACCACATCCGCAGGCGCCGCATGA
- the glnD gene encoding [protein-PII] uridylyltransferase, with amino-acid sequence MSAQLKPELAELSAAELSELLSHNPGDPIAWRQLLTEIRQAQSESFRNGTPASELITRYTAIVDQMLVTAWATLVPDDAPAALVAVGGYGRGELLPRSDIDLLVLYAEGQLEQIQSELGAFITFAWDMGLEVGHSVRSPAECASEAAADITVVTNLMESRLLTGREDLFTAMDQAIGPDNIWPDDQFFKAKMAEQLQRYKQYDDTAYKLEPNVKEGPGGLRDIQIIGWVTQRHYGTAGLEELHAQGLLKSNELSSLISGREFLWQVRFALHMLTNRAEDRLLFDHQLRVAELFGYQDKSHNLAVEQFMQMYYRTIKGLSALNDIFLQLMDEDIFHRKQRDEPQVLDDHFQLRHGFIECREANLFQQRPLALLEIFRTWANNEHLKIKGISADTLREIRRDRENIAEIRDSREARQLFMDMLRMERGVLHSLRRMNRYGILGRYIPAFGKIIGRMQYDLFHTLTVDEHTLFVVRNIRRLAVPEFRHEFPALSDLHDQLNKPELLYLAGLFHDIAKGREGDHSELGAQDAYDFCQSHGLSSQDSETVSWLVRYHLLMSLTAQRKDVSDPDVVNTFVKQVETLDRLNLLYLLTVCDIRATNPKLWNGFREGLLRSLYSSARRVLERGDPVGMTELIAETRQAARLMCLEYGLAEARIDSVWERFEDDYFLKHSAEEIAWHVQAIVNAPADQPSVLVRHFRDRGTAVLIYMKDAPKLFGITSSCLAQLGLSILDARIQSSLDDFVLDTFIVSEADGSEITDPNRRQEIGKTLGQTLSRAESPQPVARRVSQRARHFSTPVQIYFTVDSDKNQTLMELVADDRPGLLATVGVVFDELDVELRAAKIGTIGERAEDVFFLTDRQGRALTDPAVLHALREGVTEHINLLTDSTK; translated from the coding sequence ATGAGCGCGCAGCTCAAGCCGGAGCTGGCTGAGCTGAGCGCGGCTGAGCTGAGCGAGCTGCTCAGCCATAATCCCGGCGACCCGATTGCCTGGCGTCAGTTGCTGACCGAAATTCGCCAGGCCCAATCAGAATCCTTTCGCAATGGCACCCCCGCCAGCGAGCTGATCACCCGCTACACCGCCATCGTTGACCAGATGCTGGTCACCGCTTGGGCCACGCTGGTGCCCGACGATGCACCGGCCGCGCTGGTTGCGGTCGGCGGTTACGGTCGCGGTGAGCTGTTGCCCCGTTCCGACATTGACCTGCTGGTGCTGTATGCCGAAGGTCAGCTGGAGCAGATTCAATCGGAGCTCGGCGCCTTCATCACCTTTGCCTGGGACATGGGGCTGGAAGTGGGCCACAGCGTGCGCTCTCCGGCTGAATGCGCCAGCGAGGCAGCTGCCGATATCACGGTGGTCACCAATCTGATGGAAAGCCGCCTGCTGACCGGGCGCGAAGACCTGTTCACGGCGATGGATCAGGCCATCGGGCCGGACAACATCTGGCCGGATGATCAGTTCTTCAAGGCCAAAATGGCCGAACAACTGCAGCGCTACAAGCAGTACGACGACACCGCCTACAAGCTGGAACCCAACGTCAAGGAAGGCCCGGGCGGCCTGCGTGACATCCAGATCATCGGCTGGGTTACGCAACGGCACTACGGCACCGCCGGGCTGGAAGAGCTGCACGCTCAGGGCCTGCTCAAGTCGAACGAGCTCAGCAGCCTGATTTCCGGGCGCGAATTCCTGTGGCAGGTGCGCTTTGCCCTGCACATGCTGACCAACCGCGCCGAAGACCGCCTGCTGTTCGATCACCAACTGCGTGTGGCCGAGCTGTTCGGCTATCAGGACAAGAGCCACAACCTTGCGGTCGAGCAGTTCATGCAGATGTACTACCGCACCATCAAGGGTCTGTCGGCGCTCAACGACATTTTCCTGCAGCTGATGGACGAGGACATCTTCCATCGCAAGCAGCGTGATGAACCTCAGGTGCTGGATGACCACTTCCAGCTGCGCCATGGCTTCATCGAATGCCGCGAAGCCAATCTGTTCCAGCAGCGGCCGCTGGCCCTGCTCGAGATCTTCCGCACCTGGGCCAACAACGAACACCTCAAAATCAAGGGCATCAGCGCCGACACGCTGCGCGAGATTCGCCGCGACCGTGAAAACATCGCCGAGATTCGCGACAGCCGTGAAGCGCGCCAGCTGTTCATGGACATGCTGCGCATGGAGCGCGGCGTACTGCACAGCCTGCGCCGCATGAACCGCTACGGGATTCTGGGTCGTTATATCCCGGCTTTCGGCAAGATCATCGGACGCATGCAGTACGACCTGTTCCACACCCTGACGGTGGACGAACACACCCTGTTCGTGGTGCGCAATATCCGGCGTCTGGCCGTGCCGGAATTCCGCCACGAATTCCCGGCCCTGTCCGATCTGCATGATCAGCTGAACAAACCGGAACTGCTGTATCTGGCTGGCTTGTTCCACGACATCGCCAAGGGCCGCGAAGGCGATCATTCCGAGCTCGGCGCTCAGGATGCCTACGATTTCTGCCAGAGCCACGGCCTCTCCAGCCAGGACAGCGAGACCGTCAGCTGGCTGGTCCGCTACCACCTGCTGATGTCGCTCACCGCGCAGCGCAAGGATGTGTCCGACCCCGACGTGGTCAACACCTTCGTCAAGCAGGTCGAGACACTGGATCGCCTCAACCTGCTCTACCTGCTCACCGTGTGCGACATCCGCGCAACCAATCCCAAGTTGTGGAATGGCTTCCGTGAAGGGCTGCTGCGCTCGCTGTACTCATCGGCACGACGCGTGCTGGAGCGCGGCGACCCGGTCGGCATGACCGAGCTGATCGCCGAAACCCGTCAGGCCGCCCGCCTGATGTGCCTGGAATACGGTCTCGCCGAAGCCCGCATCGACAGCGTGTGGGAGCGGTTTGAAGACGACTATTTCCTCAAGCACAGCGCCGAGGAAATTGCCTGGCATGTGCAGGCCATCGTCAATGCGCCGGCCGACCAACCCAGTGTCCTGGTGCGCCACTTCCGCGACCGTGGCACCGCAGTGCTGATCTACATGAAGGATGCGCCCAAGCTGTTCGGCATCACCAGTTCATGCCTGGCCCAGCTTGGCCTGAGCATTCTGGATGCACGCATCCAGTCCAGCCTGGACGATTTCGTGCTCGACACCTTCATCGTCAGTGAAGCCGACGGCAGCGAGATCACCGACCCCAACCGACGCCAGGAAATCGGCAAAACCCTGGGCCAGACCCTCAGCCGGGCGGAAAGTCCCCAGCCGGTCGCCCGCCGGGTGTCGCAACGCGCACGCCATTTCTCCACCCCGGTACAAATCTATTTCACGGTCGACAGCGACAAGAACCAGACCCTGATGGAACTGGTGGCTGATGACCGCCCCGGCCTGCTCGCCACGGTTGGCGTGGTTTTCGATGAACTGGACGTCGAACTGCGCGCCGCCAAGATCGGGACCATCGGCGAACGTGCGGAAGACGTGTTCTTCCTCACCGATCGCCAGGGCCGCGCCCTCACCGACCCTGCCGTTCTGCATGCGCTGCGCGAAGGGGTCACCGAACACATCAATCTTTTGACTGACAGCACCAAATGA
- the dapD gene encoding 2,3,4,5-tetrahydropyridine-2,6-dicarboxylate N-succinyltransferase — MTQQDLQNQIETAFENRANIDPSDTALREAVGQAIAGIDDGSLRVAEPSANGWQVNQWLKKAVLLYFRLHDNVVIEGAETTYFDKVPGKFTGWSDADFRSLGARVVPPAMVRKGSYIAPSVVLMPSYVNIGAYVDSGTMVDTWATVGSCAQIGKNVHLSGGVGIGGVLEPLQANPTIIEDDCFIGARSEIVEGVIVERGSVISMGVFIGQSTPIFNRESGEISYGRVPAGSVVVAGSLPKNGPGGVYNLNCAVIVKQVTESTRAKVGINELLREAATQS, encoded by the coding sequence ATGACACAACAAGACCTGCAGAACCAGATCGAAACCGCTTTTGAAAACCGCGCCAACATCGACCCCAGCGATACCGCGCTGCGCGAAGCTGTAGGCCAGGCCATTGCCGGCATTGATGACGGCAGCCTGCGCGTGGCCGAGCCGAGCGCCAACGGCTGGCAGGTCAATCAATGGCTGAAAAAAGCCGTGCTGCTGTACTTCCGCCTGCATGACAACGTGGTGATCGAAGGCGCTGAAACGACTTATTTCGACAAGGTACCGGGCAAGTTCACCGGCTGGAGCGATGCCGATTTCCGCTCCCTGGGTGCCCGTGTGGTGCCGCCGGCGATGGTGCGCAAAGGGTCCTACATTGCGCCCAGCGTGGTGCTGATGCCGAGCTACGTAAATATCGGCGCCTACGTCGATTCGGGCACCATGGTCGACACCTGGGCCACGGTGGGCTCATGCGCCCAGATCGGCAAGAACGTGCATTTGTCCGGCGGCGTTGGCATTGGCGGCGTGCTCGAACCGCTGCAGGCCAACCCCACCATCATCGAAGATGACTGCTTCATCGGTGCACGTTCGGAAATCGTCGAAGGCGTGATCGTGGAACGCGGCTCGGTCATTTCCATGGGCGTATTCATCGGCCAGAGCACCCCGATCTTCAACCGCGAGAGCGGCGAAATCAGCTACGGCCGGGTCCCGGCGGGTAGCGTGGTGGTGGCGGGTTCACTGCCCAAGAACGGCCCCGGCGGCGTGTACAACCTGAACTGCGCGGTCATCGTGAAGCAGGTCACCGAAAGCACCCGCGCCAAGGTCGGCATCAACGAATTGCTGCGTGAGGCCGCCACCCAGTCGTGA
- the dapE gene encoding succinyl-diaminopimelate desuccinylase: MTVDTAAARGLLLDLIARRSLTPDDAGCSQLLAEALAPYGFEHEWLNHNGVTNLWSLRRCGRANAPLVVLAGHTDVVPTGDLAQWTSDPFVPSERDGVLYGRGAADMKSGLAAMTCAAQAGAQTDLNIDLAFLITSDEEGPARDGTRYVAEVLRQRGTQPDYVIVGEATADEQIGDRFIVGRRGSIGCNLTVHGVQGHVAYPHKADNPVHRVLPALTELAATIWDEGNADFPPTSFQISNINSGTGATNVIPGQAEVVFNFRYAPCSSAEQLKQKVIDCLDRHNVRYSADWWHTGEPYYTPAGRLTEAADKAIGQVTGHKPLHFTGGGTSDGRFLAPLGAEVIELGPVSASIHKFNEHLKLDDFDALCAIHAALLRELSQSLG; encoded by the coding sequence GTGACTGTCGATACCGCAGCCGCGCGCGGCCTGCTGCTGGATCTGATTGCGCGTCGCTCGCTGACCCCGGACGATGCCGGCTGCAGCCAGCTGCTGGCCGAGGCCCTGGCGCCTTATGGCTTCGAGCACGAGTGGCTCAATCACAACGGTGTGACCAACCTGTGGTCACTGCGCCGTTGTGGCCGCGCCAATGCGCCGCTGGTGGTGCTGGCCGGGCATACCGACGTGGTGCCGACCGGCGACCTGGCTCAGTGGACCTCGGATCCGTTCGTGCCCAGCGAGCGTGACGGCGTGCTCTACGGGCGCGGTGCTGCCGACATGAAGTCAGGCCTGGCGGCGATGACCTGCGCCGCTCAAGCCGGGGCCCAGACCGATCTGAACATTGATCTGGCTTTCCTGATCACCAGTGATGAGGAAGGACCAGCCCGCGACGGCACGCGCTATGTGGCCGAAGTGCTGCGCCAGCGCGGCACCCAACCCGACTATGTGATCGTCGGTGAAGCCACCGCCGACGAGCAGATCGGCGATCGCTTCATCGTCGGCCGGCGTGGCTCCATCGGCTGCAACCTGACCGTGCACGGCGTTCAGGGGCACGTGGCGTATCCACACAAGGCGGACAATCCGGTCCACCGCGTCTTGCCGGCATTGACGGAACTGGCGGCCACAATCTGGGATGAGGGCAACGCCGACTTCCCCCCGACCAGCTTCCAGATTTCCAACATCAACAGCGGCACCGGCGCGACCAACGTCATTCCCGGACAAGCTGAAGTGGTGTTCAATTTCCGCTACGCCCCCTGCTCTAGCGCAGAGCAGCTCAAGCAAAAGGTCATCGATTGCCTGGATCGCCACAACGTGCGCTACAGCGCTGACTGGTGGCACACCGGCGAGCCCTATTACACCCCGGCTGGTCGCCTGACCGAGGCCGCTGACAAAGCCATCGGCCAGGTCACCGGGCACAAACCGCTGCACTTCACCGGTGGCGGCACATCCGACGGACGCTTTCTTGCACCGCTGGGTGCTGAGGTGATCGAGCTCGGCCCGGTCAGCGCCAGCATTCACAAGTTCAACGAGCATCTGAAGCTCGATGACTTCGATGCCCTGTGCGCCATCCACGCCGCCCTGCTCCGCGAGCTGTCACAGAGTCTGGGCTGA
- a CDS encoding class I fructose-bisphosphate aldolase, which yields MNLDVLSATARELVEPGRGILAADESSPTIKKRFDSINVESTEESRRAYRDMLFSAEGVEQYVSGVILYEETLFQKAADGTPFSKMLADKGVIPGIKVDKGAKDLAGADGEKVTEGLDGLRERLIEYRNAGARFAKWRAVINIDEDLPSMYCLDTNAHALARYAALCQEQGIVPIVEPEVIMDGSHDLETCEDVTAAALATVFGQLDAQGVAFEGMLLKPNMVISGTTCPVQADVQTVAEATVRCLTRYVPAAVPGIVFLSGGQSDELATAHLDAMNKLGPHPWALSFSYGRALQAAALKAWGGQAGNVAAGQAAFMHRARCNSAAALGEYSDAMESAA from the coding sequence ATGAATCTCGATGTGCTGAGCGCCACTGCGCGTGAACTGGTCGAGCCGGGTCGGGGTATTTTGGCGGCGGACGAAAGCTCGCCGACGATCAAGAAGCGTTTCGATTCCATCAATGTCGAATCCACCGAAGAGTCGCGTCGCGCCTACCGCGACATGCTGTTCTCGGCCGAGGGTGTGGAGCAGTACGTCAGCGGCGTGATTCTGTACGAAGAAACTCTGTTTCAGAAAGCAGCGGACGGTACGCCGTTCTCGAAGATGTTGGCCGACAAAGGTGTGATTCCCGGGATCAAGGTCGACAAGGGGGCCAAGGATCTGGCCGGTGCCGATGGCGAGAAAGTGACCGAAGGCCTGGATGGCCTGCGTGAGCGTCTGATCGAATACCGCAATGCCGGTGCTCGTTTTGCCAAATGGCGCGCGGTGATCAACATCGACGAAGATCTGCCCAGCATGTACTGCCTGGACACCAACGCCCACGCGCTGGCGCGCTACGCTGCGCTGTGCCAGGAGCAGGGCATTGTGCCGATTGTTGAGCCGGAAGTGATTATGGACGGTTCGCATGATCTGGAAACCTGCGAAGACGTGACGGCGGCGGCTCTGGCGACCGTGTTTGGTCAGCTTGACGCTCAGGGCGTGGCCTTCGAAGGCATGCTGCTCAAGCCGAATATGGTGATATCGGGCACCACCTGCCCGGTGCAGGCTGATGTGCAGACCGTGGCCGAAGCCACCGTGCGGTGTCTGACCCGTTACGTACCCGCCGCTGTGCCGGGTATCGTGTTCCTGTCAGGCGGTCAGAGCGACGAACTGGCAACTGCGCATCTGGATGCCATGAACAAGCTGGGTCCGCATCCGTGGGCACTGAGCTTCTCCTACGGTCGTGCGCTGCAGGCTGCTGCGCTCAAGGCCTGGGGCGGTCAGGCCGGTAATGTGGCGGCAGGGCAGGCGGCCTTCATGCACCGCGCCCGTTGCAACAGCGCCGCTGCGCTGGGCGAGTACTCCGACGCGATGGAAAGCGCGGCCTGA